The proteins below are encoded in one region of Enhydrobacter sp.:
- a CDS encoding tellurite resistance/C4-dicarboxylate transporter family protein — protein MPLAIHPAGIRLDAVKQLSPAYFALVMATGIVSVGAWDFGLGALAIGLLAFNVVAYGAIAALTILRAVRYPLLFVSDMTSHRQAPGFFTAVAGSCILGVQVLLIAKSLAAATVFLALGVVLWIALTYTVFTAFTVRREKPSLEQGLTGAWLIAVVATQSVAVLAALVARGWPQPLRLELNFFALSMWLWGGMFYIWIISLIFYRYSFFAFSPGDLTPPYWINMGAMAISALAGARLVENTPDAPFLASLLPFLKGITVLYWATGTWWIPMLLVLGVWRHIARRFPLRYDPLYWGAVFPLGMYGVATHEMTRALDLPLLDPLPLAMFVAALVAWTLAFVGLLQDLRKRAASANRADGDGSKATEAEREHPQGR, from the coding sequence ATGCCCCTTGCGATCCATCCGGCTGGCATCCGCCTCGATGCCGTGAAGCAGCTTTCACCGGCCTATTTCGCGCTGGTGATGGCGACGGGCATCGTCTCGGTCGGCGCGTGGGACTTCGGGCTCGGCGCACTCGCGATCGGCCTGCTGGCCTTCAATGTCGTCGCTTATGGTGCGATCGCCGCGCTGACGATCCTGCGTGCGGTCCGCTATCCGCTCCTGTTCGTTTCGGACATGACCTCGCATCGGCAGGCGCCCGGCTTCTTCACCGCGGTGGCGGGCTCCTGCATCCTGGGTGTGCAGGTCCTGCTGATCGCGAAGAGCCTCGCGGCGGCGACAGTCTTTCTGGCGCTGGGGGTCGTGCTCTGGATCGCGCTCACCTACACGGTCTTCACTGCGTTTACCGTAAGGCGCGAGAAGCCGTCGCTCGAGCAGGGCCTCACCGGTGCCTGGCTGATCGCGGTCGTGGCGACGCAGTCGGTCGCGGTGCTGGCGGCATTGGTCGCGCGCGGCTGGCCACAGCCGCTCAGGCTCGAGCTCAACTTCTTCGCGCTCTCGATGTGGCTCTGGGGCGGAATGTTCTACATCTGGATCATCTCGCTGATCTTCTATCGCTACAGCTTCTTCGCCTTCTCCCCGGGCGATCTCACGCCGCCCTACTGGATCAACATGGGCGCCATGGCGATCTCCGCACTGGCCGGCGCGCGGCTCGTGGAAAACACGCCCGACGCGCCGTTCCTCGCCTCGCTGCTGCCCTTCCTGAAGGGCATCACGGTGCTCTACTGGGCGACCGGCACATGGTGGATCCCGATGCTGCTGGTGCTGGGCGTCTGGCGGCACATCGCGCGCCGCTTTCCGCTCAGATACGATCCGCTTTACTGGGGCGCGGTGTTCCCGCTCGGCATGTACGGCGTCGCCACCCACGAGATGACGAGAGCACTCGACCTGCCGCTCCTCGATCCCCTGCCGCTGGCCATGTTCGTTGCCGCGCTTGTCGCCTGGACGCTCGCCTTCGTCGGCCTCCTGCAGGATCTGCGCAAACGCGCAGCGTCTGCGAACAGAGCTGATGGAGACGGATCGAAAGCCACCGAGGCCGAGAGGGAGCACCCGCAAGGACGATAG
- the argE gene encoding acetylornithine deacetylase, with amino-acid sequence MTQPAPSSVEMLKRLVAFDTTSRNSNLDLIRYIQAYLADFEVESTLVPNEDGTKANLYASIGPQAPGGVVLSGHTDVVPVDGQPWTSDPWTLTEKPDGNLYGRGTCDMKGFIAAALSHVPALQRAKLEVPVHFAFSYDEEVGCLGAHSLAEKLMGNVPRPQAVIVGEPTMMSVVNAQNAGGGLIATFKGVEAHSSMTHLGVSAIHFAGDFIHWLNELQEELAQRKRTDIDTVPGHTTINVGIVSGGTAANILARECVLNWGYRTLPGDDASEVQRRAERYVAELLLPAMRARHPDADITLRRRSFVPGLKPEENEEAARLALQWTGGNRTYAVPYGTEAGIFRSHGIPTVICGPGDISQAHQPDEFVARSQMDACDAFLARMIRWAEK; translated from the coding sequence ATGACCCAGCCGGCCCCCAGCTCCGTCGAGATGCTGAAGCGCCTCGTGGCCTTCGACACCACCTCGCGCAATTCGAACCTCGACCTCATCCGGTACATCCAGGCCTATCTCGCCGACTTCGAGGTCGAGAGCACGCTGGTGCCCAACGAGGACGGCACCAAGGCCAATCTCTACGCCTCGATCGGGCCGCAGGCGCCGGGCGGAGTCGTGCTGTCGGGCCATACCGATGTCGTGCCGGTCGACGGCCAGCCCTGGACGAGCGATCCCTGGACGCTCACCGAGAAGCCCGACGGCAATCTCTACGGCCGCGGCACATGCGACATGAAGGGCTTCATCGCGGCCGCCCTGTCCCATGTTCCCGCCCTGCAGCGGGCGAAGCTCGAGGTGCCGGTGCACTTCGCCTTCAGCTACGACGAGGAGGTCGGCTGCCTCGGCGCGCATTCGCTGGCCGAGAAGCTGATGGGCAATGTCCCCCGCCCGCAAGCCGTGATCGTCGGCGAGCCGACGATGATGAGTGTCGTCAATGCGCAGAACGCCGGCGGCGGCCTGATCGCGACCTTCAAGGGGGTCGAGGCGCATTCTTCCATGACCCATCTCGGCGTGAGCGCCATCCACTTCGCCGGCGATTTCATTCACTGGCTGAACGAGCTGCAGGAGGAGCTGGCGCAGCGGAAGCGGACCGACATCGACACGGTGCCCGGCCATACGACGATCAATGTCGGGATCGTGAGCGGTGGGACGGCGGCGAACATCCTGGCGCGCGAATGCGTACTCAACTGGGGCTACCGCACACTGCCGGGCGACGATGCCTCGGAGGTGCAGCGCCGCGCCGAACGGTATGTCGCCGAGCTCCTGCTGCCGGCGATGCGGGCCAGGCATCCCGACGCGGACATCACCCTGCGACGCCGGTCCTTCGTGCCCGGCCTCAAGCCGGAGGAGAACGAGGAAGCGGCCCGGCTGGCGCTGCAATGGACAGGCGGCAATCGCACCTATGCCGTGCCCTACGGCACCGAGGCGGGCATCTTCCGCAGCCACGGCATCCCGACGGTGATCTGCGGCCCCGGGGACATTTCCCAGGCGCACCAGCCCGACGAGTTCGTCGCCCGCTCGCAGATGGATGCCTGCGACGCCTTCCTCGCCAGGATGATCCGCTGGGCCGAGAAATGA